In a single window of the Elaeis guineensis isolate ETL-2024a chromosome 8, EG11, whole genome shotgun sequence genome:
- the LOC105050451 gene encoding cytochrome P450 CYP73A100: MAIAPGKLALYTLLSLTFIFVAKSLFPAQSPIALSVAFFLFLSLLFSNSKQSNTPPGPLSLPIFGNWLQVGNDLNHRFLANLSQKYGNVFLLKLGARNLVVVSDPKLATDVLHTQGVEFGSRPRNVVFDIFTGNGQDMVFTVYGDHWRKMRRIMTLPFFTNKVVQQYREMWEEEMDLVVKDLGDDRIAQEQGMVIRRRLQLMLYNIMYRMMFDARFESATDPLFLEATRFNSERSRLAQSFEYNYGDFIPILRPFLRGYLNKCRDLQSRRLAFFNNYYVEKRRKVMAANGDRHNLKCAIDHILEAEKNGEISAENVIYIVENINVAAIETTLWSMEWAIAELVNHPEVQEKLRQEIADVLKGDEVTESNLQRLPYLQAVVRETLRLHTPIPLLVPHMNLEEAKLGGYTIPEGSKVVVNAWWLANNPAWWDKPEEFRPERFLAEEKAVDAIVGGKVDFRFLPFGVGRRSCPGIILALPILGLILGKLVTNFEMRPPPGVEKVDVSEKGGQFSLHIAKHSVVAFRPVQK, encoded by the exons ATGGCCATCGCTCCGGGAAAACTGGCCTTGTACACCCTCCTCTCCCTCACCTTCATCTTTGTTGCCAAGTCTCTATTCCCCGCCCAATCCCCCATTGCTCTCTCCGTagctttcttcctcttcctctcccttctcttctccaACTCCAAGCAATCCAACACTCCTCCCggccctctctccctccccaTCTTTGGCAACTGGCTCCAAGTTGGCAATGACCTCAATCACAGGTTCCTTGCCAACTTGTCCCAAAAATATGGCAACGTCTTCCTCCTCAAACTCGGCGCAAGAAACCTGGTCGTGGTCTCCGACCCCAAGCTGGCCACCGACGTCCTCCACACCCAAGGGGTCGAGTTCGGGTCCCGTCCCCGGAACGTGGTGTTCGACATCTTCACCGGCAACGGCCAGGACATGGTGTTCACCGTGTACGGCGACCACTGGCGGAAGATGCGCCGCATCATGACGCTGCCGTTCTTCACCAACAAGGTGGTGCAGCAATATAGGGAGATGTGGGAGGAGGAGATGGACCTCGTGGTTAAGGACTTGGGCGATGATAGGATCGCCCAGGAGCAAGGCATGGTGATCCGAAGGCGGCTGCAGTTGATGCTGTACAACATCATGTACCGCATGATGTTCGACGCCAGGTTCGAGTCGGCTACGGATCCTTTGTTCTTGGAGGCCACACGGTTCAACTCCGAGAGGAGTCGGCTGGCCCAGAGCTTTGAGTACAACTATGGCGACTTTATTCCTATCCTTCGGCCCTTTTTGAGGGGGTACCTGAACAAGTGCAGGGATTTGCAGAGCCGGAGGTTGGCTTTCTTCAACAACTACTACGTCGAGAAGAGAAG AAAAGTGATGGCCGCCAATGGAGATAGGCACAATCTCAAGTGTGCTATAGACCACATACTAGAAGCAGAGAAGAATGGAGAGATTAGCGCAGAGAATGTGATATACATTGTGGAGAACATCAATGTTGCTG CTATTGAGACCACCTTGTGGTCCATGGAATGGGCTATAGCTGAGCTAGTGAACCACCCTGAGGTCCAGGAGAAACTCCGGCAAGAGATTGCCGATGTCCTTAAGGGCGATGAGGTGACCGAGTCGAACCTCCAAAGGCTTCCTTACCTGCAAGCAGTTGTCAGGGAGACACTAAGGCTGCACACACCAATCCCATTGCTGGTACCCCACATGAACCTCGAGGAGGCGAAGCTCGGCGGGTACACGATACCAGAGGGATCGAAGGTGGTGGTGAATGCATGGTGGCTCGCAAACAACCCGGCATGGTGGGACAAACCGGAGGAATTCCGGCCGGAGAGATTCCTGGCAGAGGAGAAGGCGGTGGATGCAATCGTGGGAGGTAAGGTGGACTTCAGGTTCCTGCCGTTCGGCGTGGGCCGGAGGAGTTGCCCGGGGATCATACTGGCATTGCCAATTCTGGGGCTAATTCTTGGGAAGCTCGTCACTAACTTTGAGATGAGGCCACCACCAGGGGTGGAGAAGGTTGATGTGAGCGAGAAGGGTGGACAGTTCAGTTTGCACATTGCCAAGCACTCTGTTGTGGCATTCCGGCCGGTCCAGAAATGA
- the LOC140851153 gene encoding uncharacterized protein: MVDGSSSTLNAAHDPASPYFILPSENPGNALVTSLLKGPNYLAWRRAIITALRAKRKIRFVDGTLARPIDGSRDHFLWDTYNSMVMSWIYNSVVPEIYDSISFFESARDIWIDLEERYFQGNAPRIHELKTQIWSFRQGNDMTITAYYAHLHGLWEELTAYSKVPTCSCRATREI, encoded by the coding sequence ATGGTGGATGGTTCGTCATCGACCTTAAATGCTGCACATGATCCGGCATCTCCCTATTTCATCTTACCTTCAGAGAATCCTGGAAATGCCCTTGTGACATCTCTACTCAAGGGACCGAACTATCTTGCATGGCGAAGGGCCATTATCACTGCTCTTCGAGCCAAACGAAAAATTCGGTTCGTTGATGGGACACTTGCACGACCTATAGATGGATCGCGAGATCATTTTCTCTGGGATACGTACAATTCAATGGTGATGTCATGGATCTACAACTCTGTTGTACCAGAAATATATGACAGCATCTCTTTTTTTGAAAGTGCTCGAGATATTTGGATCGATCTTGAGGAAAGATACTTTCAAGGCAATGCTCCTCGCATTCATGAGTTAAAGACCCAAATCTGGAGTTTCAGACAAGGCAATGATATGACTATTACCGCTTATTATGCCCATCTTCATGGTTTGTGGGAGGAACTTACGGCTTATTCCAAGGTGCCGACTTGTTCGTGTAGAGCCACTAGAGAGATCTAa